From the genome of Denticeps clupeoides chromosome 17, fDenClu1.1, whole genome shotgun sequence:
taaaaaatcaatggTTAATTGATATAGACTACTTTTGATTCAACAAAatcaaaaaactaaaaaagaaaCGTACAGTGGCTCATGTTGGTTAGTTTTATCACAACAACTGAAAATTACAGACATTTAACTCAATTCACACCAACAAAGGCTCTCTCTCagtgacaaacaaacacatagaGATAAAGATTCAAGTTAAAGTTCagattgtttaattttttttacagttccaGGAAAATGAGGACTTGTGCGgaggaaaaaagtaaaattttagTTGACATTAGAAGGTTTCCTGCCAGGTAAGAGAAACAGTCAAATATAGAAACCAGCCACAGGCTGACTTTTCAGACAGTCTTTCAGATAGCATGAAGTCACAGGGAACTTCCCAGAGTAAGAGAAAGTGGTTTAAAACCGGAAGAGTTACTAAATCTGCCACCGCTGATGTTAAAATAATGCTGCCAAACATAACCTTGGAAATGTAAACTgaaaaaggccaaaaaaaaaaaaagatcaaaaacCTGTTATCAGATCATACCAGTTACCagacccatttttttttcctgtggccCATTTGGCAAAGTCACTGACATCTCAGACATCTTGACCACCAGGAACTAATACAACTCTGACACGATATGACCATTGATGAAGACAACTCAGGCCCTGAAATACACACTGCCGTGCCTTTATCAATGAGAAGCAATCAGGCGGTTTCGCATTCATCGGTTTTCGACCGCCGATGGCCCTCggcagggtaaaaaaaaaaaaaaaaaaaaaaaaaaaaaacacttcactgCTGCCATTGCAATGTAAAATTTGTTGCTTTAAAATATGGTGCCATCTCAAATATTTTTCAATCCACTTAAGCAGCTTTAAGTGCCTGAAATTGGGAATTTCTAAATAAACTGGTGCTTCTTTTGAAGCAAGTTCACAATATCTGTGACTTCCATGGATTATTTCTGGCTAAAGATAAGCTTTCACTCATTTGATATTCCTTATAAGCCCAAAGTTGTGCCTGTTGTGCCTGATTAACATTCTAGCAGAATTGAGACTTCTCGATTAACCCTCCTGTTCATACCCAAGTGGCAATCAGGGAAAAACAAAGGTTAATGAATCATATGCCTTTCAACATCAGCTCAGACAGGCCAGCTGAATATAAACAGCATTTCAAAGCGGAGTTGACTTTTATTACTGTTGTATTACTGTTATAATATACCACATGGTACCTGCACAACTGGACTGTCTCTCAGCCAATCATGATGCGTGGTCAGAACTAACTGTGGGATAATGAATCAAATAATAAACTGCATGATCTAGgtcgctacacacacacaaaaaaaaaaaaaaaaaaaaaaatcatgtgcaCCCCAAAAATGGCAAGATTTTGCACAACCCCGATTTCTACTTTCACTCCAAACTATCCCACAAACTGACTTGAAGAATGTTTTGGTCCTATTTGAACAGCTAAACATCTGGAAGACAAACAGGCAAATGGTGCTAAACAGGATTCTGGAATTAATAGTTTGATAatagtattttaataaaaaagtactTTAGGTTTAAAACCTCACAtaaacaaatatgaaaatataatgGATAATGAGAGTATAATGTACCACACTGTATACTGCTCTAAACATGGAACTGGTGTGCTACCATCTGTGATTCCTTGAGAAAGTAGAGCTCACAACCCTGCCATCCAACCCCCACCGAATCAGAATAACCTCCAGGAAACCACCCTGAGATAAAAGCGGAGGTGGCACCGAGCAAAGAGAAAATATAATGTAAGACTGTGTGAAATCTCTTTGGCAAGTGTCgtgttaaacattttaaatgagtgTTGAAGGTAGAGTCCCTGGGGTTTGCAGTTAACACCTACACACTGTACCtgacatttgcacacacacacacacacacactcacacacacacacacacacacacacacacacacacacacacctaggtCCTGATTCCACACATTCCACACACTCTTCTCGCCTTATCGCATGACATCCAGCTactgcacacacaaaggagaGTTCCATTGGTAAACACGCTCAGGTCAGGGCAAGTCGAAGCAGAGCCTGGATCCAAACCCAACGCCGGACCCCAGCGGTGAGCATTAATACTCACGCCATGGCCATGTTGCTGCCATCAATGATTATGTGCCGCAGGTCGGGGCATCCCGGCTCGTTCTGCAACACCAGCCGATACGGGGTCCGTAGGGACTGCTGGAAGCGGGACACGCCTGTAAGAGGCGTGGATTTTGGGGGAGCCGGGGGGTCTGCGCGAGGCTGGTTCTGTGCCCTGGTGCCCACCCTCTGGTAAGAGCAGCCTGGGCGTGTTTCGGATGTGCGGGGAGGGCTGTGCGGGGAGTTCCCCAGGGCCGTCACAGTCTCCATCCTCATCGGCACCAAGGTTTGGGACCCTCCCCGTGATACATAATCGACCCTGGGCTCAGGGGAAAAGTCAAACTTCTCTATTGTTCTGGCTTTGGGGCCTGACAACGCTTCCatgtcgtcatcatcatcaatgTTGATGACCTCATAAACGCTGCTCTGTGCGCTGCTTTTCTTTAGTGTTACCCCGCCCAGCCCACCCCTCACATACTCCTTCAGTCCCAAACAGTTGCTGCCGGGTGGTCTAATGTTCTCTTTGGCCTTAAAGTCGGTCATGGTCCTGCACTGCAGTCTCTCCCTATCTCTGGTTTTAGTGGTCAAGGTGCAcgtggaagaggaggaagaagaggaggaagagtcaGGGGTTCGGGGGGTTTGGGCTCCTCCCCGCTGGCTCTCCTCCACAATGCGCTCCAGCAggagaaacgtgtcctctgtctGTCCCATGTCCCTCACCACCCGCTCCACCACATCCTGCTGGTAGCCCATAGTCCTGAAGAAATTCACCAGGCAGCGCAGGTTGGTCTCAGGACTCACCGCCTCGGCGTCGTCCGACACAAACTCGCCGGGGTCCAGCACCACCGTGGTAATGGTACCACCGGTGCTGGTTTTGGCACGAGTCTGGCTCGCCTCGCGTGGGCGTGGcacctccttctctttctcctgctcGTCCTCCCGCCTCTCCAGGGAGAACTGGCGCTTGGTGTCCCGCGGCTCGCTATCGGACGAGCGGCGCTTAGAGGGGCGGCAATTAAGCGGCGCGACGTCACACCCCCCCGTCTTGTCCTCGAAGGTTGCGCCCAGGATGCGGTTGGAGAGTTCGGTGACCGGGGTGCTGGTCTGGGAGCGATCCTGCTCCAGGTCTATGACCACGGCAGCTTGGGAAGGGCTCTGCACAAGCCCCAAAAGCTCCTCCTTCAGCGCGctgggcagcagcagcagctccatggCGTACTTGTCCGCCCGTTCCTCCACGAAGGTCTTGAAGGCGCGCTTGACGGCGGGCTCGCGATCCCCGGGGAGGCTGCGCTTCTCGTGGAACAGCGCCACGAACTGCTGCACGCGGCTCTGCGCCATGACCACGGCCTCCGCCCGGCCTAGCAGGCGCAGCCGGCCGggctccagcaccaccacctcgGCGCTGGTGTCCCGTAGCAACCGGTCCAAGAAGAGGCCGCGGGCACCGGCAAAGATGCAGTGCATGTCGACCGGGTAACGTTCCTCTTCCTGTAGCTCCGGGTCGCAAAGGCCCTTTACATACTCctgcaaagaaacacacacacacttcctgttaaGAACACTAACCAGAAGTCATGTGATCATCAGATCAGAACAGtggaacaaaaacacacacacacacaaaaaataacgCTTTGCGTTTCTTCTCCCTGCACATGCAAACatggtcacaaaaaaaaaaaaaaaatactcaaaatgTCACAAGAAGGTCAGTGGAAAGTGGGTTCACGGGAACGCCGCTTCACGTCCTGTGCGTTTAACGTATGACGACGGAAGATACTACACTTCCACGGCTGAGCATGTGGGGTACTTTCCCTTCGAGGCGGTTCTGTTTGTCGATGTTTTAGGGTGCCGTTTGAGGAACTGCAGGGTCTGTGTACTCTATGGTCCCAGTCCCGGCCTTACAGACGCACTCGAACTGTCCCTGGCGCAACCGAAGAGAGACGGGCGTACACAGTGAGTAAGAGGGATGACACGGCAAACAGAGCAGGGGTTTCCGTTTCGGTCCTACTCAGAAGCGTTTGGTGGAGATTCCAGGTTTACTGGCACCAGTAGAGACTACTTCCGTCTGACATGTTGACATAAACATGTAATAGAGCCGCCATCGCCGCCCTCTCCACATCTCCAGAGCGTCCCTTACTGTGGATTTCCCCAGGAGAAACAGGGCGAAACCATCGAAAGGAAGACGGAAGCTTTATTCATCTACACAACAGCattattactatatatatataaatatatatataaatatatatatgaaatggcAGGAGGTTGGTTTAATACATGGCCATTAAGTTGGTGTTTAAACTTAAACTCGCAGAAAAGTTCCCAGAATTTCAGAACACCTGACGAGGGTTAGCGAGATAAGCAGCAGGCCGCGGAGCTGGCCGTGTACGAGAGGATAAGAATGCGAGCGGAAGCGGCTTGATTTGGGGTACCTTGGCCCGGGACACGCTCTCCCTCTCCCCGCGGAGCTGCAGCCAGATCTGCCGCGCTGCCTTGCTGCTGTGGGCTCCGCTGTGGTCCAGCAGGCCGATGATGGTGAAGGCTACCTGGAAGACCTGCTCGACCCGCGCCCTGGCGCATTTCAGCTCGGCCTGCTTGTCCTCGGGCACCGTGAACTCATCCACCGCGGGGGCCGCCGCCTCTGCGCGGGTGCTGGCCGCAGGGTCCGTCCGCTTCGCTGCGAGGAGGGGCCGCGTTGTTGACATCCTGTCCTCGGCCAGATTATTTGACTCGGTCGGGCGGCAGCCGTTCTATCCCTTGCAGAACCTGCTGCTGAAGGAATCTTTCTCCCCCTTCATGTCTACACCGACAGTATGCCCCGCGGCAGCGCGCTATAGACTCAGATGTGACAGGTTTTAGCTCGCTTGCTACATCAAGTTAACTGACAGGCTCCAGTGAACCCGGAAAGTCCCCGTTACGTCATTCTCAAGCGACGGCGCATGATTTGTAGTGCCCATAAGTGATGCGTacgcatgcgcagtccaaacCGGTTAGCCACTGTTCTTTTACATGTACCGAATCATTAGAATCATTTAGCTAAAAGGGCTTGTTCAAAAGATTCATTTACCGAATCACCGAATCCTTCAGTGCATGGCAGGAGAGGCCTGTAAACCCGACTCACTGAACTGAGTGGTGTGAATGTGTTCATTTGACAAACACCTTTGTAAAAACTAAACTTGTTTATAAATTATGATGTATGAAGTGTCCTGTCCTATGGTATGCTGTATaattcacaccaaacacaactACTACTCTGGTTTAATACAAAGTCACTATTCTCTTTGAAAAAGAACGTTACCATTCTGTTACTTAAATTGAACAGTGATAAATGTATTAGGAGTATATGTGCCTTTGAATCTTGTTTAATTAAGCCTAAAAATCTTGTCTTTTATTGTTGATATACGATAAAGATATACCCCACAGCTCATTCGGTGAACGATTCAAACTGAACATGCACTGTTTCCTTGCAAATTGTTGCAATGAGAGTCACGCTTTTTCTCAAACTGCAGGTTTTATACACTACTTATTACCTGCTGTATGCTACTGTACGTAAGTTGTGTATGTACCAATGTGTTCCTTGCAAGGCCAAGCTATGATAAACAATGTCTGATATGCCAGCTGTTCTGGCTCCAGCTACAATAAATAGCAAGGTATACGAACTCAGTGGGTGTGCTGAGTGAGAAGTGTGAGCGAGGCATGGAAGGGCGAATGTAACACCCAGGTCTCTCAAGACGTCACACGTGGCATTTTCTCACGCTTAGAAATTATGGACTTTTGCTGCACAGAAATTCCTACAGCGTGTTTTACAAAAGAATCAAAGCTTTCAGCTTCAAGCATGTGTTCCATGAAGATCCCCCACATTAACATCTGTAAGAACAACTTTATTCCTCTCAATAAAATTGCAACAAAGAATCACCCAGACTCATCTTTGACTCTCTTCACTTGGCCCTCGGATTTCATCCTGAGAATCCAACACCAGGTTCTGAGTAATTCTGTGGCcattttaagtacataattTTAGGCCCAGTCCACACGGGAAAGCTTTATTAGAACAGTTTGtggtttcttttttactttccggctttttatttctaaaaaGCTTGTTGTCCACATGGAGATGCAGGAAACGGCCTGAACGCTGTTTTaagccccctccacacctgtaagggGTGCTGTAACTCTCCGCTCTCTTATTTTGCATCTATCTGCTCCATGGTGTGTTAAACTGCCACAACACATTGTTGTTCTGCAGCCTTGTCTTTCACtagaaatgtgcaccatagTGAGGATTTTTGTAGTTACTTTATGAGGTTCTACAGCCAATGCAGCACGACCCAAAGTGTGTTTTCCGCCACTGTTGTatgtaaagttaaagtgaagtgattgtcacatgtgatacacagcagcacagcacacggttcacacagtgaaatgtgtcctctgcatttaacccatcaccctgagtgaacagtgggcagccatgacaggcgcccggggagcagtgtgtggggacggtgctttgctcagtggcacctcagtggcaccttggcggatcgggatttgaaccagcaaccttctgattacggggccacttccttaactgctagggcaccactgccctgctaggccaccactgccccgtatgtATGACGTGTTCAGGTTGTAGGCAGTAGTtgagttgtaaaaacaaatcaggGGGAATGAtgaattttatcatttatcagacatattttgcgCTGAAAACAGTGCACATGGTGGacttattttattgttatttaagcaaaaacataattacTATATTCTATTATTCTAAAACACCATGCATATCTTGGTGCCATATataatggcaagccaaacaggaaaaaacaggaaactgaatatatggaatctGACGTCATCAAGCCATTGGCGTTTGTTTGAGAATGTTAGTTTAGAGCACCGGAGAGATACTCGCACGGGTAGTatgaaatagaatagaataaactttgtgtgtgcagcctgaatctaaacattCCATGGCGCGCTGGGATCGGGCAGCACTGGTATATCGGagttgaaatgcaaaaaaaaaaaaaagtcacatataTTGGACAGTAAATTTGTACTGCTGACACTTGTTCGACAAACTACGGTATTGCTCCGTAGTTTGCCCTGTagttcctccctgtttacttacctTTGTTTCCCTTTGATGTGTCGTATTGATGGACGGAGGTTGTAcgtaggaatggcggtgggaagccCGCCTGATGTGGAAGGCCTGTTTTGGTCAGTGCGGATGCTTGACGAATAAGGAGCAGCTGTCGCTGCATTAGGTCTTCCACGGTGAATactgaatgttggtagaattattagcagtgttactgcatgacgtcagatttcatttagaatattcagactttcattccatatatttctGAATTATTTTGCTTTTCTGGCCATGATGCAGGTTCCTTTTCATTTGTTAAAATCACACTTGTGCATGTGCGCCTCCATCACACCCTGTGGCATGACAGAATGCAGGACCGACCTGAGACGCAGCCAACAATGCTGTAGACAGCATATACCGGGGAGGAGTTTCCCCCGGTTGGAGTGGGTCAAGCTGACTGAGGCCGCAGATGACGACAGTGAAGAGGAGGTGGCTTGGACAGATGATGCCGCCTGCGCCTCCCAACCTGCTCACACTGTCCAATCAGGAGTTGTTTGCCATCCTCCTGGGACACCACAAGGAGGCAGGAAGAGGTCAGAGGCGTCCAGCATGGAAACCAGCGGCAACGAGGTAGttgcctagtgtgtaacacacttactaccattgtgtccctgggcaggacacttaaccctgagtgtctccagggggggctgtccctgtaactactgattataagtcactctcaATAAGGGCTTCtggcaaatgccataaatgtatataaattgGTGGGTACCGAAAGATGTCCCACCTGCCAGTGCCCACACAAATGAACCCGAGAGGAATTGAGAGGAGAAGAATTGCAAACCTTGTGGCCACATTAGGTCTAAAAGCAGATTTACTTGATATAGCTGGGCTGGGTCAAACTGACTCGGGGTTGATGTGAACTCGATAACTGAGCGCCAAATCTTTGTTGTGGGTATCACCCCAATGAGTTAATGTAACACTAATATATCAGCAATTTTACCAAAAAagccactttttttattttattattttttttttttactaattgtTACCTATTATTCTCACccatagtttttatttttttgttactaTTATTTCAACTGTAATGCACTTTGGTGAGCATTACTGTTTTTGAAGCTGtgcttaataaataaaatatacttgTTAAGTTCTAGAAAAATAGaactgcttttaatctcatatATAACTTTGTTTATGCTTTTATTTAGTGAAATAATCTATGGGGAATTTTCTTGAGAGGGAttcttttaaactttaaaacgtgTATAATCCTATGAGGAACCTATAAAGAAATCATCTGCATCACCCAGTGACAGAGAAGACAATCATCTTTTGCTGTGAGAGTGTATGACTGACAGTCTGTTCCCTTGATTCAGGCCGTACATATACATCTTCAGATGACACCAATGCACCTTGTAATATGAATTTTCCAGTTTCAATCATTTGCAGACTCTGGCAGTGGGATGTATTATCACCTTTTGCCTTTTGTGTAAAAAAGGCATGAGACACACATACTCTTTTAGAGAAATTAGGCCATATAATGTGTGGGCATCTAATGAGTGCAAGAAAGAGTGAGAGGAGTGTGAATTAAAGCAAAGCTATTGTAGGGCTGCAAGGCCTTGAAATGAATGGGAACATAATGTGCAGAAACGATGACGGAGCAGCCCATTCAAAACAGCAGTCCTTCACATACACTCAGGGCTTAACTGAAGTACATTTTGGTCTATCTGGCACAAAAGAAATTCTCAAAATGATTACACAAAATATAGCCTGTAACAACTCAATACTGAATCTTTATTCATTATGTGATCATCAGTCCGTAATGCTCAACAGACAAATCACATGCTGTTACAATTTACACTTTTATGCTTTTCTTAGCATGTCTAGCCAGGTGAAAATATGACTCCATCAAAACAGCCACGACACTTTTCGATCTGAAGCACATATACGTTAGTTGTAACAAATCATATATTCAGTCCATGAATAGGTTACAGTGTTCACATTCCGCTTGCGTGCTGTTTGCTGAAAATACCACTAGATGGCTCTCTTTTTCTCATCATAGGATCTACTGTAACCTCAGTCTATCCTCCAGTAGCCTTTTCCGTCTGGTGGCGGGGAGTATTGACTGAAGCATAATTCCCAGATCaatatgtttcattattttgagTCCAGACGTACAGAACGTGGGAATATTGTCTTTATTAAAGTTCACCGGGAGGGGTGAACTGCTTCACTTGAGAAAGAAAGGGTGATTATGACACCAAGATATGACAACAGTGTCATCCGGCCAACATAATCTTTTCAACTCTCCTTTATTACTGGGACCATTTCAGAGTCAGCGTCCCAAGATCCACTGGGCTTTAAACTTGCATCGCAATTTATTATCTGCAATGCATACTTACACACAGCACGCTGCTGCAGTCAATTATACAGCCGGCCAGTATTGGCTTTTTGTGACCTTCATAAAACCAATTAGAGCTTAATTGTCAGAGAAAGAGTGAGGAGGGGgaaccaacataaaaaaaaattataataattagttGCCTGTTCGTCTTTGTGCCTTGCAGCGTTACCTCTGATTCCAATCCCAATTAATCTTTAGAATTTAAAAGGCACTCTAAGATGCTTGTTTTCTATTATTGAAAAATTGCCGTTGCAGCCTCCTCTACAGGCTAATGCGAGTAAAGACAGCCACAATGCGCCGAAAATAATAGAATTGTGCATTCATTTCATGTAGTGTTTATCGCAGGTTGTCAGTCACCCTTTGCCTTCATGGCTATACCTCTGTCTGTTTTGCACGCTCACGTACAATCGCACACTTCCCTCACTCTGTCTCTCGACCTTATTGTTCTTCCTTCTCCACTTATTATAAATCACATCCGTTTTCCCTGCCAACAATCAATTTATGGGCGCGCTTATTTTCCGCTCCCCTCTCCCTTTGCCTTTCTAATGACAGTAAAGGATGGAGGAATTCCATTATTTCAGGCTCCGTCCTGAGAAGCGAGAGATGCAAACTAAAAATGTCCCACGCGGAAAGGCACTGGAATAAAGGTGGCGGCAGCCACAAACAGCGGGGCTCTCTGTGGTGTATTCACAGCCCCTGCGGAGCTGGCGCTTTCTCCCGGTTCTGGCCAAGTGTCACCGTGTTGTTTATAGGAATATGTCAGCCTCTAACTGCTGGATTATGCTGTGCCAACACTTGGAAATGGTTTGATAGGATTACACATTTTTCTCTCCAAAATCCTGTTTGTCACAGATGTCCCATTGTGCTTTGCAGGACTGGCTATAAATTGTGATGCTGGTTTAGAAACGTGGAGATTTGCACCATGTTTAGATAAATTCTCATTTGAGGAAGATG
Proteins encoded in this window:
- the n4bp1 gene encoding NEDD4-binding protein 1 encodes the protein MSTTRPLLAAKRTDPAASTRAEAAAPAVDEFTVPEDKQAELKCARARVEQVFQVAFTIIGLLDHSGAHSSKAARQIWLQLRGERESVSRAKEYVKGLCDPELQEEERYPVDMHCIFAGARGLFLDRLLRDTSAEVVVLEPGRLRLLGRAEAVVMAQSRVQQFVALFHEKRSLPGDREPAVKRAFKTFVEERADKYAMELLLLPSALKEELLGLVQSPSQAAVVIDLEQDRSQTSTPVTELSNRILGATFEDKTGGCDVAPLNCRPSKRRSSDSEPRDTKRQFSLERREDEQEKEKEVPRPREASQTRAKTSTGGTITTVVLDPGEFVSDDAEAVSPETNLRCLVNFFRTMGYQQDVVERVVRDMGQTEDTFLLLERIVEESQRGGAQTPRTPDSSSSSSSSSTCTLTTKTRDRERLQCRTMTDFKAKENIRPPGSNCLGLKEYVRGGLGGVTLKKSSAQSSVYEVINIDDDDDMEALSGPKARTIEKFDFSPEPRVDYVSRGGSQTLVPMRMETVTALGNSPHSPPRTSETRPGCSYQRVGTRAQNQPRADPPAPPKSTPLTGVSRFQQSLRTPYRLVLQNEPGCPDLRHIIIDGSNMAMAHGNHKIFSCRGIAIAVEAFWRRGHREITVFVPQWRQKRDPSITEQHFLSQLEDLRLLSFTPSREVCGQRISSHDDRFFLHLAEKTGGVIVTNDNLRDFVHTSESWRRIIQERLLPFTFVDDHFMIPDDPLGKHGPHLDLFLRKDNRPRPATPPLRTDHRAPTPVFVPRQSFATQARPASHWPHSGPPGWHPPCPSPSPPPQRSPLETSELKKQLYDIFPDQKQLIDRILSDNPYMRDLNALSGLLLG